TTTGGGAAGGCCACTGACGAACATTGAGCTCTCTGCTAGCATAGGGTTCAAGGCGTgtaaactcttaaaaataatggttctttaatatcactttatggttcttttctgggttgtgtggttccttgtagaaccagCACTGTTTCATTCGTGGAAGAGttgtttgtgctttaaaaagcttcctaatatgtagaaaaaaacctgaaatctttcaTGTATGGTatgctacctagcaggacactcaCAGATTAAGAAAAATCAGTTTAGTCTGTGTAACTGtatgctgcaagagtccttttaaaatcattacCCTTAATCTTTCACAAATCTattaccatctgttcatggttatttactgtatggagcctgttaaggatctaaataaataagactGCTTTCTGGAACTTCCACACAGattggtcttttgggaaccaaaaatggttcccctgtggcattgctctgaaaagccactttggcacctttagtTTTAAAGGTGTAGTTAAATCTGTCCCATGCTGGATCACTTTCAGACCTCATGCGAACTGCTCCAGGGTTCACTTGGTACCAAATAGAGATCtcccttttcaaaaaaaaaagaaagttttggttgtttttttgtctgCCCTAGAGTGCATTTGGCATGTTCAAATCTAGTAAACGAACTGGACTTTCAGGGAAATCGTACCAGAGTTTCGAAAAGACTTGTCCAAACAAATATACAGGTTGAAAACCCAGTATATTATGGACTTTTAAAAGGTTCTTAAATCTTAAGTTTTAATGCTTCTAAAGTGTATTAATTGTTCCACCCTACACAAGCGTAGAGCAATGTTTCCCAACCtattttctgtagtggcacactttttgtaacctaaATCGTCCCAAGGCACACTactattttactaaccacaaatacatatatatctcaTACACTTGCTCAACTGCCCAAAGGGGCTGGAATACCAGAGAAGCTGGTAAAAAAGGAGGTTTGAGATCAGTGTTCACAGagacagcacttagtgagcactttgtggcatctccaagctgcttcacCCTTTTGTctgcccctctctgcctcagaggcaactcgtatgcccactatccaTTAGCCCTGTGAGGCTCGCAGGTGACCACAAACccagggcagatggactctagcaacCAGGAGACATGTCCAAAGTGCTCTAACAGGGCgttcacagagctgcttttatgccagcttcagACAGCGCCCCACCACCTGTGGAGCTTgaccctctcaggttcagacccaggtaCACTACATTATTATTTCCACAGCACATATTGGTAGCTCTCATGACACACCACTgtgcacactggttgaaaaacactggcatAGAGCTTTGCAatgaaaactgaataataaatggCTCTATCTTAAACAGTTTCTGGTGAATCAGTTATCTTTATTGCAAGGATCAGGCATAACAAACTCCTTAAATTTACAAGTCTTGCACCATTGATGTCATCAGTCAGTTGAAATGCAGAACTTGATTggtctttgactccttttttttcaGTTGCTTGTCATTATCtagaggaaaaaaatatacagaattatTTACATGCTAAATATAGAGAAACCAATAATctgttattaaatatatatgtagcaTTTGTCTAATTGTTAACATTATGGGCTTCAAATGCTCCAGATGACATCTGCTGGTCAAGAATGAAACACCTGCATGCTTTGAACCagtcttatttttttgttaaaatttttgttaatacgtattttaatatattaaaaaggtAAAGCTTATGGGATAACTCTCCTTAGCCAAGATTCGATCTTGTTGAAGTATTGGGGAAAATAATGAAGAACTAAATCGACTGCAGATGTATTTTAGTAATTAATTCTGGGTTCCTATGCAGCTTTGTGTGCACCTTCAAAATTTTTTTCtataaacattaattaattaattaattaattaattgatacaTTTGCACACAAAGCAACCTACAGATCAGGGGTGCATTAGTACAAGGTAAACACTTTCAATCAATAACAGAATAAAGTTTCCAAATGCATGTCCATACTCAGAATCGGGTTCTTGGGAATTCTTGACTAAATTCACcatttatacattttactttCTTAGTAGAGGTCTCTGTGaaaacatccacccatccatccgttatccaacccactatatcccaactacagggtcacgggggtctgctggagccaatcccagccaacacagggcgcaaggcaggaaacaaaccccgagcagggtgccagcccaccacagtctgtAAAAACATATAAGTCACAATTTTAGTTTAAGCCCAAAGCAAGAGCTAACCCTAAACACGGTGCAGCAGAACATTGCACCATTTGCATATGTTATCTCCAATTGACATAATAACCGGGCCTGTTTTCACGGGGCATGTCTCAGCAAGTGAAGTGGTGTATTTATAGTTCTCATGTCAAATAGCAGTATCAGGCGTGCCACGATGATTGCAGCTGCACAGTCACACAAATCCCTCTTCCACTGCTTATGGTATGTACAAGGCGGCACTTACAGCGTTGATCCAGTCAATGTAGGCTGACACCCGGGTAAATACAGTTGGCTTCTTTGCCATGTTGCACTTCAGGCCAGACCCGAAGCTGACGATGCCATGTACCTCCCAGGCCCTGTTAGCATTCTGGCAGTTAAGAGGACCACCAGAGTCACCCTGCCAAAGAGAATATGCAATTACTCAAAATGAATTCTCATTCCAACTGAAAAATATTTAGTGTGTGTTTTAGTAATGTGGAATGTTTAGGGAAATTATAATGTTAATGAAACAGTTTTGTTGAGCAAAGGAAGCATCATTCAGAATGAATTATATGTTGAaagaataatgaaatatttttgataaaatcaggaaagaaaaatgacatgTGTTTGGATAATTAAAATCTGAATTAATATTTCAGACCTACAACAATTGAAAATAGTTTAAGGAAATAGCTGAAAAAGTGTTATTAGCATTTTAAAACATCTCCTTTCTAAACAAGACCAGAGGAACACTGAGAAATCTTACATTGCATCCTGACAGGTTTCCATCTCCTCCTGCACAGACCATGGTGCGCTTAACAGTGCCACCCCACCAGTCTGGTTTGCTGCAGATGTCGTAGCTGACCACAGGCAGTAGGGCTTGCTGTAGGTTGTCAGCCAGGGGACCATTGGCTTGGAGAAAACAATAAGAACAAATGTTTCTCAGATTGAAACAAACTGAACTAATAGCTATCTGAGGGCACATGCCCATTAGTGCAGTAAAGCAGTATTTGCTGATACACAGTCTCCTATAATAAGTCTGTCTGTGAAGGTCTTTTCTTTAAGCTTAGTGATTCTCTCAGTGAGTAGATTGTTTTAGTAATGAGTAGCATGCTGTCCTGTCATGGCTCACATTTTCCCATAATAaatcattatatccattatacagtatgtgtaaagaTCATAGCATTTTGTAAAACTCCAGTATAAATCATTCCTCAGTACATACTGTCCTGTCTGGCCATAGTCATGTAACATGAGTGACTTTCTATGAGTCTACTCCTACCAGGTCTACACAATAAATGCTGTGCTGCCCACTTGTGACAAGCATGCTTTGTTCAACAGTCAGGAAGAGCCATGGGGATTTGATAAAAGGAAACACTTACTATAGATACGCCCCCATCCAGTGATGTAGCAAGGGTAATCATTAGGCAGCTCAAGACCATCGAGGGGGAGACATGCCATTTGGATGCTGGTGCTGAGGGTGACGTGTTCCTTGAGTTTTATCAGGGCGATGTCATTTCTGCAAGAGACAGTCAGGCAAACCAAATTTTCACCATCTATCACATCAAGAAACTTGCAGGTGAAAGTGGTGGTCATCATCTATCCTTCTTGTGTTCTGCCATTTTTAACCTTTGACAAATTTTATGTTACTAGGGATAACAGTTATATTTGATTTGTgtcatacacacatttatttggaGAAGGCGGCTGCCCAAAGTGCCATTTCCATGAACATAGATGAACTGTGAGAGCCAGTAATTTTGGGCACTTTTTGAAAAACTCCACCCAGCTCACCCAGAGAAAGACTGTCAGGTTCCTCTTCTTATGCTGGCACATTTAACAGTGCAATATGTGGAGCCTCACCAAAAGTGTACAAAGTTAAACCTGTAAGTTGTGATAAATACTCACATGATGAAGAGTGAGTTCCACTTCTCATGGACAAAGATCTTTTCTGCGTCAATTGCAACAGAGTTTGGCTCATTGtcattcaggttgtacttgccaAGTACCACCCTGTATGTCCTGCTGCTGCTACAGAAAGAAAACCAAACCACATCAGCTATAAACATTCTTAGGATTCCCTGCCGCTGCAAC
This region of Erpetoichthys calabaricus chromosome 8, fErpCal1.3, whole genome shotgun sequence genomic DNA includes:
- the LOC114656787 gene encoding chymotrypsin-like elastase family member 2A, which translates into the protein MEHGEEDYSTILAQPWRKHSYFYTSDDSLGPKVAANRLTSILYKDIYSCGVQDVPPLLSRVVGGVDARPNSWPWQISLQYSKNGDWGHTCGGTLIATNWVLTAAHCISSSRTYRVVLGKYNLNDNEPNSVAIDAEKIFVHEKWNSLFIINDIALIKLKEHVTLSTSIQMACLPLDGLELPNDYPCYITGWGRIYTNGPLADNLQQALLPVVSYDICSKPDWWGGTVKRTMVCAGGDGNLSGCNGDSGGPLNCQNANRAWEVHGIVSFGSGLKCNMAKKPTVFTRVSAYIDWINAIMTSN